Proteins from a genomic interval of Microthrixaceae bacterium:
- a CDS encoding 50S ribosomal protein L25: MAEVTLTATTGRELGTSSSRRLRAEGFIPATVYGMGKDASSVQVARPDFRKAMTTDAGVNALIKLTVDGETEYALVKEIQRHTVRREVIHIDLLRIDPEVPIVLDVPVVLTGEAKQVTAGGGMINQRLRSLRVTVRPDSIPTEITMSITNLDVEQTFTVGDLALPDGVTTELDPTTAVVSAPLTRAAIVAARQAAKGDDAAES, encoded by the coding sequence ATGGCTGAGGTCACCCTGACCGCCACCACCGGCCGCGAACTCGGCACCAGCTCGTCGCGCCGCCTGCGCGCCGAAGGCTTCATTCCCGCCACGGTGTACGGCATGGGCAAAGACGCGAGCTCGGTGCAGGTCGCTCGCCCCGACTTCCGCAAGGCGATGACGACCGACGCCGGTGTCAACGCGCTCATCAAGCTCACGGTCGACGGTGAAACCGAGTACGCGCTCGTCAAGGAGATTCAGCGTCACACGGTTCGTCGTGAGGTGATCCATATCGACCTCCTGCGCATCGATCCCGAGGTTCCGATCGTTCTTGACGTCCCCGTCGTGTTGACCGGCGAGGCGAAGCAGGTCACCGCAGGTGGCGGCATGATCAACCAGCGTCTGCGTAGCCTCCGGGTGACGGTGCGGCCGGACTCGATCCCCACCGAGATCACGATGTCGATCACCAACCTCGATGTCGAACAGACCTTCACCGTCGGCGACCTGGCGTTGCCGGACGGGGTGACCACCGAGTTGGACCCGACGACGGCGGTCGTGTCGGCCCCGCTGACCCGCGCTGCAATCGTCGCTGCCCGCCAGGCGGCCAAGGGCGACGACGCCGCGGAATCCTGA
- the pth gene encoding aminoacyl-tRNA hydrolase: MVLRRGGSARSGAKEHTTTPWDLMVVGLGNPGPKYRGTLHNVGVEAIELIAERTGSRFRTAKESALVAETRLGPARVALVFPQTYMNESGRAVAPLVKRYGITDLSTLVVVHDELDLEPGRMKVKFGGGLAGHNGLRSIKAHLHSDGFTRIRIGVGKPPGGKDRGADHVLAQPTKRDRELISVCVHEAADAVEMILTDGVEAAMGRYNQK, translated from the coding sequence GTGGTGTTGCGGCGCGGCGGGTCCGCCAGGTCCGGTGCGAAGGAGCACACCACGACCCCGTGGGATCTGATGGTGGTCGGCCTCGGCAATCCGGGCCCGAAATACCGCGGGACCCTGCACAATGTCGGAGTCGAGGCGATCGAGTTGATCGCCGAGCGAACCGGCTCGCGGTTTCGGACCGCCAAGGAATCGGCGCTGGTCGCGGAGACCCGGCTTGGTCCGGCGCGGGTGGCGCTGGTCTTTCCGCAGACCTACATGAACGAGTCGGGCCGAGCCGTGGCCCCGCTGGTGAAGCGTTACGGAATCACCGACCTGTCAACGCTGGTGGTCGTGCACGACGAGCTCGACCTCGAGCCGGGCCGAATGAAGGTGAAATTCGGCGGCGGGCTCGCTGGCCACAACGGTCTTCGTTCCATCAAGGCCCACCTGCATTCCGACGGGTTCACGCGCATCCGCATCGGGGTCGGTAAGCCCCCGGGTGGCAAGGACCGAGGGGCGGATCACGTGCTGGCCCAGCCGACGAAACGCGACCGCGAACTGATTTCGGTGTGCGTGCACGAGGCGGCGGACGCGGTCGAGATGATCCTGACCGATGGGGTGGAGGCTGCGATGGGTCGGTATAACCAGAAATGA
- the mfd gene encoding transcription-repair coupling factor: MTDPPRLEAGRSAFDGAGALGALAPLLRDEPALTSTFGRVSATMAVPEPARAATIAAIATLSERAPIVVATPTAQDCERLASDLVSFLGHDAVETFPAWETLPFERVSPSVETMGRRLRTMWRLRTPGRSPRVVVASARALVQRLGPHADDVEPVVVRPGAVIDQERLVGGLVQAGYRREYQVEHRGELAVRGSIVDVWPSTADGPIRIDLWGDEVDRLTSFSVNDQRSDTDVDQVEIFPCRELMLTDEVRERAAALETSEPWGAETWARLAGGETFDGMESWLPWLVAGGASGDGERVLFDLIGDDAQVVLVEPRRMRDRAGDIIAEEVDLARVLSGTWGASSDGVLPRLHLDFDRLLSHTRAPSWSMTVAPEGPEVETIQAAGWASASGDGSRLVAQLKDLASTGYRIVVAAEGAGSAERLARLLTEQGVSYPLHLEGGPALCEPGGHIVVAPLHRGFILTTSKVAVLSEADLTGRRRTHRVVRARKRQSESYFDDLKVGSYVVHHHHGVARFGGMVKRSIGGVERDYLLLEYRGDDKLYVPSEQIDSVRHYSGGETPTLSKMGGADFAKAKSKVASEVATIAQELVVLYQKRVHTPGISFAADTPWQHEMEDAFAFAETPDQLAAIADVKGDMEADRPMDRLVIGDVGFGKTEVAIRAAFKAVQDGYQVAVLVPTTLLAQQHFATFSERFAAYPVRVEVMSRFLTAKQGKEVAAGLAAGEVDIVIGTHRLLSGDVEFKRLGLLVVDEEQRFGVSHKEAIKQFRTDVDVLTLTATPIPRTMEMSLTGIRDLSLLQTPPAQRQPILTYVGEYDDRAVAESIRRELLREGQVFFVHNRVADIDQKAEELRDLVPEARIAVAHGQMDEGTLERVVVEFWEGAYDVLVCTTIIESGIDMPTVNTLVVERADLLGLGQLHQLRGRVGRSGSRAYAYLFFPPDRELSEEAYERLRTIGEATELGSGFRIAMRDLEIRGAGNLLGTGQSGHIAAVGYDLYCSMVNEAINELNGETPTEPAEIKIELPVDANLPASYVARDDLRLEAYRRLAVVTTDADVDDIASEWTDRFGPIPEPAQSLLDVARVRVQCVRTGVTEISVAKSTGFGGPALVAKLAPLELPQSKQMRLERLYKGAHYKSDLRQVQLPVKSGRVVIETLLDAFAKLVPIDDVVPASEVTSSGKRGI; the protein is encoded by the coding sequence GTGACCGACCCACCGAGGCTCGAAGCGGGCCGCAGCGCATTCGACGGTGCAGGGGCGTTGGGCGCACTCGCTCCGCTCTTGCGCGATGAGCCGGCGCTCACGTCGACCTTTGGTCGGGTCTCGGCGACCATGGCGGTGCCCGAACCCGCTCGGGCCGCGACGATCGCAGCGATCGCCACGTTGTCGGAGCGTGCGCCGATCGTCGTGGCAACGCCGACCGCGCAGGATTGTGAGCGCCTCGCGAGCGATCTGGTGAGCTTCCTTGGACACGACGCGGTCGAGACCTTTCCGGCTTGGGAGACCCTCCCGTTCGAGCGCGTCAGCCCGTCGGTCGAAACGATGGGGCGACGTCTGCGCACGATGTGGCGTCTGCGGACACCCGGACGGTCGCCGAGGGTCGTCGTGGCCTCAGCGCGGGCGCTCGTGCAGCGCCTCGGCCCGCATGCGGATGACGTCGAACCGGTCGTGGTCAGACCCGGCGCGGTGATCGACCAGGAACGGCTCGTGGGCGGCCTGGTCCAGGCCGGCTATCGCCGTGAATACCAGGTGGAACACCGCGGCGAACTGGCGGTGCGCGGTTCGATCGTCGACGTGTGGCCATCGACGGCGGACGGTCCGATTCGAATCGATCTGTGGGGCGATGAGGTCGATCGGCTCACCTCGTTTTCGGTCAACGATCAGCGATCCGATACCGATGTCGACCAGGTTGAGATCTTCCCGTGTCGCGAGCTGATGCTCACCGACGAGGTGCGCGAGCGTGCGGCAGCGCTCGAGACCTCCGAGCCGTGGGGTGCCGAAACGTGGGCGCGCCTTGCCGGCGGAGAAACGTTCGACGGCATGGAGTCGTGGCTTCCGTGGTTGGTGGCCGGCGGGGCGTCTGGCGACGGGGAACGGGTGCTGTTCGATCTCATCGGCGACGACGCGCAGGTGGTCCTCGTCGAACCGCGACGGATGCGCGATCGGGCCGGTGACATCATCGCTGAAGAGGTCGACCTGGCGCGGGTGCTGTCGGGAACGTGGGGGGCGAGTTCGGACGGGGTGCTGCCGCGGCTGCATCTCGATTTCGATCGGTTGCTGAGCCACACACGGGCGCCGAGTTGGTCGATGACGGTCGCTCCCGAAGGGCCCGAGGTCGAGACGATCCAGGCGGCCGGGTGGGCGTCGGCCTCCGGCGACGGTTCGCGCTTGGTTGCACAATTGAAGGATCTCGCCAGCACGGGGTATCGCATCGTCGTCGCGGCGGAGGGTGCAGGATCGGCCGAGCGGCTTGCCCGGCTGCTCACCGAACAGGGTGTGTCCTACCCGCTGCACCTTGAGGGCGGCCCGGCGCTGTGCGAGCCGGGCGGTCACATCGTCGTGGCGCCGCTTCACCGCGGATTCATTCTCACGACCTCGAAGGTCGCGGTGCTGAGTGAAGCAGACCTGACGGGTCGTCGTCGCACTCACCGGGTCGTGCGCGCCCGCAAGCGTCAGTCGGAGAGCTACTTCGACGACCTCAAGGTGGGCAGCTACGTCGTACACCACCACCATGGGGTTGCTCGCTTCGGCGGCATGGTGAAGCGAAGCATCGGCGGGGTCGAGCGGGACTACCTGCTGTTGGAATACCGCGGCGACGACAAGTTGTACGTGCCCTCCGAGCAGATCGACTCGGTGCGGCACTACTCCGGCGGCGAGACGCCGACCCTGTCGAAGATGGGGGGCGCTGATTTCGCCAAGGCCAAGTCCAAGGTCGCGTCAGAGGTGGCGACCATCGCCCAGGAGTTGGTGGTGCTGTACCAGAAGCGGGTGCATACGCCAGGAATCTCGTTCGCGGCCGACACTCCGTGGCAACACGAGATGGAAGACGCGTTCGCGTTTGCCGAAACCCCCGATCAGCTAGCGGCCATCGCCGACGTCAAGGGTGACATGGAAGCCGATCGGCCCATGGATCGACTGGTCATCGGTGATGTGGGGTTCGGCAAGACGGAGGTCGCGATCCGCGCCGCGTTCAAGGCGGTGCAGGACGGATACCAGGTGGCGGTGCTCGTGCCCACGACACTGCTCGCGCAACAGCACTTTGCGACGTTCTCGGAACGCTTTGCCGCCTATCCGGTTCGCGTTGAGGTGATGAGCCGTTTCCTCACCGCGAAGCAGGGCAAAGAGGTCGCCGCCGGGCTGGCCGCGGGCGAGGTCGACATCGTGATCGGGACTCACCGCCTGTTGTCGGGCGACGTCGAGTTCAAACGGCTCGGCCTGTTGGTGGTCGATGAGGAACAGCGCTTCGGGGTCAGCCACAAGGAGGCGATCAAGCAGTTCCGCACCGACGTCGATGTGCTGACGTTGACCGCGACCCCCATCCCTCGAACGATGGAGATGTCGCTCACCGGAATTCGGGACCTGTCGCTGTTGCAGACGCCGCCGGCTCAACGTCAGCCGATCCTCACCTATGTCGGCGAGTACGACGACCGGGCGGTGGCCGAGTCGATCCGCCGTGAGCTGCTGCGCGAGGGGCAGGTGTTCTTCGTGCACAATCGGGTGGCCGACATCGACCAGAAGGCCGAGGAGCTGCGCGACCTGGTGCCCGAGGCTCGCATCGCCGTCGCTCACGGACAGATGGATGAGGGCACGCTCGAACGTGTGGTGGTCGAGTTCTGGGAAGGCGCGTACGACGTGCTCGTGTGTACGACGATCATCGAGTCGGGCATCGACATGCCGACGGTGAACACGCTGGTCGTCGAGCGTGCAGATCTGCTCGGGCTCGGCCAGTTGCATCAGTTGCGCGGACGCGTCGGGCGCTCCGGCAGCCGAGCGTACGCCTATCTGTTCTTCCCGCCCGATCGTGAGCTGTCGGAGGAGGCCTACGAACGCTTGCGCACGATCGGCGAGGCCACCGAGCTCGGGTCGGGGTTCCGGATCGCCATGCGCGACCTCGAGATCCGCGGCGCTGGAAATCTGTTGGGAACGGGCCAGAGCGGCCATATCGCCGCCGTGGGCTATGACCTGTACTGCTCGATGGTCAACGAGGCGATCAACGAGTTGAACGGTGAGACGCCGACCGAACCGGCCGAGATCAAGATCGAGTTGCCGGTGGACGCCAACTTGCCGGCGTCCTATGTCGCCCGTGACGACCTTCGCCTCGAGGCGTATCGCCGGCTGGCGGTGGTGACGACCGACGCCGATGTCGACGACATTGCGAGCGAGTGGACCGACCGCTTTGGGCCGATCCCAGAGCCGGCCCAGTCGTTGTTGGACGTGGCTCGGGTTCGCGTGCAGTGCGTTCGCACCGGAGTCACCGAGATCTCGGTCGCCAAGTCGACCGGGTTCGGCGGTCCCGCGCTCGTCGCCAAGCTCGCTCCGCTCGAGTTGCCGCAATCGAAACAGATGCGTCTCGAGCGCCTGTACAAGGGGGCGCACTATAAGTCCGATCTGCGCCAAGTCCAGCTTCCTGTGAAGTCGGGTCGAGTCGTGATTGAGACCTTGTTGGACGCTTTTGCGAAACTCGTCCCCATCGATGACGTTGTTCCCGCCTCCGAGGTGACCTCCTCGGGCAAACGGGGCATCTGA
- a CDS encoding MazG family protein, translating to MSPQVIVVGLGPGGADLVTQGALDLIGASEAVFVRTQRHPACAIFADEAAPGRRQVTYFDDVYDTAPTMDDVYREIVDRLCAAAVEHGSVVYAVPGSPVVAERTVQLLVADDRVETRIVAALSFLDLAWARLGIDPIDRGVRVVDGHRFATDAAGQTGPLLVCQCDSAMILSDIKLSLEDWPAEPVTVIQRLGLPDEAIFEVPWQELDREVVPDHLTSLYIPTLDAPVAAELVAFDELVHALRTGCPWDREQTHASLKRYLLEESYELLEAIDDLDPVTGDGADELCEELGDVLFQVFFHATIAAEAGWFTLADVARDVHDKLYHRHPHVFGDAVVSSTEEMVSQWEATKVVEKQRESMLDGIPRELPALATALKMAKKAAAKGFVDDGPGPQVRALAASIETAGLGVEDLGDLLFAIAGSAQASGIDPEDALRLSSRRFRERFIEAEQAEQAEHTTVASETSGPQRS from the coding sequence GTGAGCCCGCAGGTCATCGTCGTCGGGCTCGGTCCGGGCGGCGCGGATCTCGTCACACAAGGCGCCCTCGACCTGATCGGGGCCAGCGAAGCGGTCTTCGTTCGGACGCAGCGACATCCCGCGTGCGCGATTTTCGCCGACGAGGCCGCACCGGGGCGACGTCAGGTGACCTACTTCGACGACGTCTATGACACAGCGCCGACGATGGACGACGTGTATCGCGAGATCGTCGATCGTCTGTGCGCAGCCGCCGTTGAGCACGGCTCGGTGGTCTATGCGGTGCCTGGGTCTCCGGTCGTGGCTGAACGGACCGTGCAGTTGCTGGTGGCCGATGATCGGGTGGAGACGAGGATCGTGGCGGCGTTGTCGTTTCTCGACCTGGCGTGGGCGCGACTCGGGATCGATCCGATCGATCGCGGGGTTCGGGTCGTCGACGGCCACCGATTTGCGACCGACGCCGCGGGCCAGACGGGCCCGTTGCTCGTGTGCCAATGCGACTCGGCGATGATCCTGAGCGACATCAAGCTCTCGCTCGAGGATTGGCCCGCCGAGCCGGTGACGGTCATCCAGCGACTCGGCTTGCCCGACGAGGCGATCTTCGAGGTGCCCTGGCAGGAACTCGACCGCGAGGTCGTGCCCGATCACTTGACGTCGCTGTACATCCCGACCCTCGACGCGCCGGTGGCGGCCGAGTTGGTCGCCTTCGACGAGCTGGTGCACGCGCTTCGCACCGGTTGTCCGTGGGATCGCGAGCAGACCCACGCCTCGCTGAAGCGTTACCTCCTGGAGGAAAGCTATGAGCTGTTGGAGGCGATCGACGACCTCGACCCCGTGACCGGAGACGGCGCCGACGAGTTGTGCGAGGAACTCGGGGACGTGTTGTTTCAGGTGTTCTTCCACGCGACGATCGCCGCCGAAGCGGGGTGGTTCACGCTTGCGGACGTTGCCCGCGACGTGCACGACAAGCTCTACCACCGCCATCCCCACGTCTTCGGCGATGCGGTCGTCTCCTCGACCGAAGAGATGGTGTCGCAGTGGGAGGCGACGAAGGTGGTCGAGAAGCAGCGCGAGTCGATGCTGGACGGAATTCCGCGCGAGCTCCCTGCGCTCGCCACGGCGCTGAAGATGGCGAAGAAGGCCGCGGCGAAGGGGTTCGTCGATGACGGTCCTGGCCCGCAGGTTCGAGCGCTTGCCGCCTCGATCGAGACCGCAGGGCTCGGGGTCGAGGATCTTGGCGATCTGCTGTTTGCGATCGCCGGGTCGGCGCAGGCCTCGGGGATCGACCCGGAGGATGCTTTGCGCCTGAGCAGTCGTCGGTTCCGGGAACGCTTCATCGAGGCCGAACAGGCCGAACAGGCCGAACACACGACTGTGGCGTCGGAGACGTCGGGGCCGCAGCGGTCCTGA